The Kluyveromyces marxianus DMKU3-1042 DNA, complete genome, chromosome 7 DNA segment TACGATTTGAATCTCTTGTTTGTGTATGCTTCTTGTTGCTTTGATTGATATTGCACACTATTGTACGTCTATAGGTGCATCTTTAAATTGTTAcatattgaaaaggttaAGTTTGGTGAAGCTTTGCAAACGAAGGATCGCTGGAAGCTCCAGGATAATTTCCAGCATGAAATTCCTAATAAGGAAATAAGTTTATAACACAAGTTATTTTCACGTCCtgttttcaacttttttgaaaatattctcaaaaaatgaaaaacaaaatgagGTATGGGTGTTGATAAAAACAGTCCaaatttgaatttctttcttttgataaTCGGCTTAAAATCTTAGGATAATTTTTTCGTATCTTAGTAGAAGTTGCAGGAGCTCAGCTtcatattttgaaaattttaaTATGGAAGTTTAAGCTCATCtcagctcatctcatcgctgTTTAAACAAGTGTAATTTTTGTCTGTATCATAACTAAGCTTAAAGTAGTTGTAGCTTACTGCTTGCGTTAGGTTAAGAGACATCTAGTACTAGGATACCGATAATTTTGAAACCTGGTTTTGtcataaaagaaaatggcAGGTCACTCTCATAGATCATCGGTTAAGAATGGCCACAAGCCATTCAAGTCCAAGCATGCTTCAAAAggttctttgaagaaagtgttCAAGGGTAAAGtagagaaagagagcaAACAAGGGAAGACCAACAAGGTAGTTTCTAAACTGGAGAGAAAGAACCTAGCCAAACAACTAAggcagaagaaaatattaagtACTTTGGAGGCCAAAAAATTATTTGAAGGGAACAATGGTGCTAAAAAGATCATCACAGTTATTCCATTAACTGCAGATGTTTATGCTGATGACATTGTAAAGAAGCTAATTCTATCTGCAGAGACTATTGAAAAAACTGAAGAAGACCTAGACTTTGATTTAAAAACTCCTAGTGTTACgaatttcaaaatcaacaagTTTAAAACGACTTTGCAAGTTGTTATTCCAGATATGTCCAATTTTATCAACATTCTAGATTGCGCTAAAGTTGCTGACTTTGTTGTATTTGGTTTGAGTGGTACTTCTGAGGTTGATGTTGAGTTTGGTGAACAAATCATTAGAGCTTTGGAATTTCAAGGTATTGCATCATATATGGGTGTAGTAACAAACCTATCTGCAGTACATcctaaagaaaaattccaaTTGGACGTAAAGAAGTCACTAGAAAGTTATTTCCGTCACTTTTTCCCCACTGAGGAATCGATTTTTAACCTTGAAAAACCCAGTGAAGCCCTAAATGCAATTCGAACTCTGTGCCAAAAGTATCCTCGTTCAATCAAATGGAGGGACGCTAGAGGGTATCTTCTCGCTGATAACATCGATTTCATGGAAACATCTGAGGATAAAGGTCACTTAATTGTTCAAGGTATTGTGCGTGGTTCCGGATTCAATGTTGACAGACTCATTCATCTTCCTGGTATGGGAGATTTCAGTGTCAgtaaaattgaaaaactaaCCGCCTCTAGAAGAGCGAAAAGTTCATCAGAAGCTAGTAATGATGGTACAGAATTCTCTCCTTCGGCAGACCGTGACTCTTTAGAAGAGTTTGCTGCTCAAGATATGGAAATGGATTGGTCGGACTACGAGGATGGCTTTGAATACGATAATTTAACTGCTGCAAGGTACGATGATCACGGATTTTTACCAGGTAGAGAACAAGAAGCCAAGAAAGTCAGACTGCCAAAGGGTACTTCCGAATATCAAGCAAGATGGTATTTAGATGATGTTATTGAAGTCggcgaagaagaagaaattgatgaagatgaagatgacatTGAAATGGACGAACAAGAGCAAGGTGAAGATTCAATGATggttgaagatgaagagggTTTCCAACAGGAACCCCAAGTTACCGAAATGGACACACAAACGGAAGTTGACGGAGACGAAATGTTTGTTGATTTATCgccagaagaagaagaaagacaaCTTAGAGAGTATCGTGAACAGGAAAAAGATGATCTCGAATTCCctgatgaaattgaactTGATCCAAATGCCTCTGCGATTGAAACTTTGAAGAGTTACAGAGGGTTGAAGAATTTGCATAATTGTGTATGGGATGTGGACGAAAAAGATCCAGAATGTCCAAAGGAATGGAAC contains these protein-coding regions:
- the TSR1 gene encoding small subunit rRNA maturation protein TSR1; its protein translation is MAGHSHRSSVKNGHKPFKSKHASKGSLKKVFKGKVEKESKQGKTNKVVSKLERKNLAKQLRQKKILSTLEAKKLFEGNNGAKKIITVIPLTADVYADDIVKKLILSAETIEKTEEDLDFDLKTPSVTNFKINKFKTTLQVVIPDMSNFINILDCAKVADFVVFGLSGTSEVDVEFGEQIIRALEFQGIASYMGVVTNLSAVHPKEKFQLDVKKSLESYFRHFFPTEESIFNLEKPSEALNAIRTLCQKYPRSIKWRDARGYLLADNIDFMETSEDKGHLIVQGIVRGSGFNVDRLIHLPGMGDFSVSKIEKLTASRRAKSSSEASNDGTEFSPSADRDSLEEFAAQDMEMDWSDYEDGFEYDNLTAARYDDHGFLPGREQEAKKVRLPKGTSEYQARWYLDDVIEVGEEEEIDEDEDDIEMDEQEQGEDSMMVEDEEGFQQEPQVTEMDTQTEVDGDEMFVDLSPEEEERQLREYREQEKDDLEFPDEIELDPNASAIETLKSYRGLKNLHNCVWDVDEKDPECPKEWNRVLRVGNFKNTMKKLKKEAIRSAQVVAGDTVRLYIDVPKFILEKIAEPKAEIFAVYSLLKHEHKNAIVNFSIERWEEYDKPVPSSEPIIVQYGIRRYIIAPLFSSASNSPNNVHKFERFLHQNFVSVATCIAPVDFTQSPAIFFKTSPTDPKGIELVGHGSFLSADHTRILAKRIILTGHPFKFHKKLVTIRYMFFRPEDVEWFKSIPLFTKSGRSGFIKESLGTHGYFKATFDGRLTAQDTVAMSLYKRVWPKTSLPWTDKIN